The Rhodoferax sediminis genome has a segment encoding these proteins:
- a CDS encoding ATP-binding protein, with protein sequence MSVIFLAGVHGVGKGFLGAPVAESLGLNHFTASQLIREEKGRATWGVDKRVAELDDNQSALIRAVRQRREAGRDILLDGHFVLRSSSGELVRLMTEVFADLHLAGVILLTEDPQTIADRLIGRDEMVASTESIVELAAEESAHAHDVCSALQVPLTVLRWPNERTLTEAVTRLLKT encoded by the coding sequence GTGAGTGTGATTTTTTTGGCAGGAGTTCATGGAGTCGGCAAAGGTTTCCTTGGCGCTCCAGTTGCCGAGTCGTTGGGGTTAAACCACTTTACGGCGAGTCAACTCATCCGTGAAGAAAAAGGCCGTGCGACTTGGGGAGTTGATAAGCGCGTTGCAGAGCTTGACGATAACCAGTCTGCCTTGATTCGTGCAGTCAGGCAACGGCGGGAGGCGGGGCGAGACATCTTGCTGGACGGTCACTTTGTGCTTCGTAGCTCGTCTGGTGAGTTGGTGCGGCTGATGACTGAGGTGTTCGCCGATCTTCATTTGGCAGGCGTTATTCTTCTGACCGAAGACCCTCAGACCATAGCTGACAGGCTTATCGGAAGAGACGAAATGGTGGCGAGTACTGAGTCCATCGTGGAACTCGCCGCTGAGGAGTCGGCACATGCTCACGATGTGTGCAGTGCGCTGCAAGTTCCGCTAACCGTTCTCCGTTGGCCTAACGAGCGGACGCTGACAGAAGCAGTTACTCGGTTGCTGAAGACGTAG
- the msrB gene encoding peptide-methionine (R)-S-oxide reductase MsrB: MKSRRNILLGLGALTGVLAGARGLFAGTPASAAQAYEVTHTDAEWQKLLTPDQYHILRQAGTERPFSSPLDKEKRAGVFSCAGCALPLFSSATKFDSGTGWPSFWQPLDHAVVEQSDTSLFMKRTEVLCRRCGGHLGHVFDDGPKPTGLRYCMNGLALIFKAA, translated from the coding sequence ATGAAGAGCCGAAGAAATATTCTGTTAGGCCTTGGCGCTTTGACTGGCGTTCTGGCAGGTGCGCGCGGCCTGTTTGCGGGCACCCCCGCGTCTGCGGCGCAAGCCTACGAGGTGACGCACACCGACGCCGAATGGCAAAAACTGCTCACGCCCGACCAGTACCACATCCTGCGCCAGGCCGGCACGGAGCGGCCTTTCAGCAGCCCGCTGGACAAGGAAAAGCGCGCCGGCGTTTTCAGCTGCGCGGGCTGCGCCCTGCCGCTTTTCTCATCCGCCACCAAGTTCGACAGCGGCACCGGCTGGCCCAGCTTCTGGCAGCCCCTGGACCATGCCGTGGTGGAGCAAAGCGACACCAGCCTGTTCATGAAGCGGACCGAAGTGCTGTGCCGCCGCTGCGGCGGGCACCTGGGCCACGTGTTTGACGACGGCCCCAAACCCACCGGACTGCGCTACTGCATGAACGGTCTGGCCCTGATTTTCAAGGCGGCATGA
- a CDS encoding DEAD/DEAH box helicase, with protein MPFTSLGLSPALIAAAGEQGFATPTPIQAQAIPAVLRGADVLGSAQTGSGKTAAFALPLLQLLQEGPQHTPRRVRALILAPTRELAAQVGEVLRSLAQHLPQPLKVAVLFGGVSINPQMMGLRGGADVVVATPGRLLDLVEHNALKLSAVSLLVLDEADRLLDLGFAEELNRVLALLPARRQNLFFSATFPPAVQALAEGLLREPVRVHVDSPPANEPAIVQRAIQVDASRRTELLRHLIKTNGWERVLVFVATKYAAGHVAAKLYDRGVFATPFHGDLSQGARKQVLAEFKDERWEVVVTTDLAARGLDIAQLPVVLNYDLPRSAVDYVHRIGRTGRAGESGLAVSFVSADTEAHFRLIEKRQHLSLPREQIPGFEPTELAADAPTVAAPGTGGIKGKRPSKKDKLRAAAARGR; from the coding sequence ATGCCTTTCACCTCACTCGGCCTATCCCCCGCACTCATTGCCGCCGCCGGCGAGCAGGGCTTTGCCACGCCGACGCCCATCCAGGCGCAAGCCATTCCCGCCGTGCTGCGCGGCGCCGACGTGCTGGGTTCGGCGCAGACCGGCTCCGGCAAGACCGCTGCCTTCGCCCTGCCCCTGCTGCAATTGCTGCAAGAAGGCCCGCAACACACGCCCCGCCGGGTTCGCGCACTCATCCTGGCACCCACGCGCGAACTGGCCGCGCAGGTCGGCGAGGTGCTGCGCAGCCTGGCGCAGCATTTGCCGCAGCCGCTCAAGGTTGCCGTGCTGTTTGGCGGCGTCTCGATCAACCCACAGATGATGGGCCTACGCGGTGGCGCCGACGTTGTGGTGGCCACGCCCGGGCGCCTGCTGGACCTGGTGGAGCACAACGCGCTCAAGCTCTCTGCTGTGAGCCTGCTGGTGCTGGACGAGGCCGACCGCCTCTTGGACCTGGGTTTTGCCGAAGAACTGAACCGCGTGCTGGCCTTGCTGCCGGCCCGGCGCCAAAACCTGTTTTTCTCGGCCACGTTTCCACCCGCGGTGCAGGCGCTGGCCGAGGGCCTGCTGCGCGAGCCAGTGCGCGTTCACGTCGATTCCCCCCCGGCGAATGAGCCCGCCATCGTGCAACGCGCGATTCAGGTGGACGCCAGCCGTCGCACCGAACTGCTGCGCCACCTGATCAAGACCAACGGCTGGGAGCGCGTGCTGGTGTTCGTGGCCACCAAATATGCCGCGGGGCACGTGGCCGCCAAGCTGTACGACCGGGGCGTCTTCGCCACGCCCTTTCACGGCGACTTGAGCCAGGGCGCGCGCAAGCAGGTGCTGGCCGAATTCAAGGACGAGCGCTGGGAAGTGGTGGTCACCACCGACCTGGCCGCACGCGGCCTCGACATTGCGCAGCTGCCGGTGGTGCTGAACTACGACCTACCGCGCTCGGCCGTGGACTATGTGCACCGCATCGGCCGCACCGGCCGCGCCGGGGAGAGCGGCCTGGCCGTCAGCTTCGTGAGCGCGGACACCGAGGCGCACTTTCGCCTGATCGAAAAGCGCCAGCACCTGAGCCTGCCGCGTGAGCAGATTCCGGGTTTCGAGCCCACCGAGTTGGCGGCAGACGCGCCGACCGTCGCCGCGCCCGGCACCGGCGGCATCAAGGGCAAGCGCCCGAGCAAGAAAGACAAGCTGCGCGCTGCAGCGGCGCGGGGCCGCTGA
- the ppsA gene encoding phosphoenolpyruvate synthase, whose protein sequence is MNSAPHYIRWFNQIGDADVPLVGGKNASLGEMYSRLTAQGVKVPNGFAITAQAYRAVLDQANAWPALHQALDGLDVGDVNDLARRARAARDVVLAAPLPPDLAAEILAAYRKLRDEYGDALTLAVRSSATAEDLPTASFAGQHESYLNVAGEARLLDSVRQCFASLFKDRAISYRVDHGFDHFKVFLSVGVMKMVRSDRAASGVMFSLDTETGFRDAVFITGAYGLGENVVQGTVDPDEFYVFKPTLRSGHRAVLRRRLGGKEIRMVYASAAGRDTTRNVPTPLEEQQRFCINDAEVLTLADAAVTIEDHYSREAGRPTPMDVEWAKDGLDGEIYIVQARPETVASQKPLSLVHEYQLAARGVVRVSGRAVGTSVVTGKARVITHVAQLDEFQPGEVLIADATTPDWGTVLKIAAAVVTNRGGRTCHAAIVARELGIPAVVGCGNATSSIATGEEITVSCAEGNTGHVYAGAIAFTRTSTDVSSLARPHTHLMVNLGNPDLAFQTALLPTDGVGLARMEFIIAEDIKVHPMALVHPEKVADEAVRAQIARLTQGYARPQDYFVRQLSEGVGTIAAAFYPKPVIVRMSDFKTNEYASLLGGRWFEPAEANPMIGFRGASRYSHPAYARGFELECAAMKRVREEMGLDNVRLMIPFCRRVEEGQRVLDAMAAQGLRSGVNGLEIYVMCEIPNNVIQIDAFARLFDGFSIGSNDLTQLMLGVDRDSEIVAFDFDERDEGVKEMIRQTIAGAKRNRRHVGICGQAPSDYPEIARYLVELGIDSMSVTPDTFLRTTRDVLAVERELGRPARGVNE, encoded by the coding sequence ATGAATTCCGCTCCCCACTACATCCGCTGGTTCAATCAGATCGGCGACGCCGATGTACCCCTGGTTGGCGGCAAGAACGCCTCGCTTGGCGAGATGTACAGCCGGCTCACGGCGCAAGGCGTGAAAGTTCCGAACGGATTCGCCATCACGGCGCAGGCCTACCGCGCTGTGCTCGATCAGGCCAACGCCTGGCCGGCGCTGCACCAGGCGCTCGACGGGCTGGACGTGGGCGACGTCAACGACCTGGCGCGTCGTGCCCGGGCCGCCCGTGACGTGGTCCTGGCCGCGCCGCTGCCCCCCGACCTGGCGGCCGAGATTCTGGCCGCGTACCGGAAGCTGCGCGACGAGTACGGCGACGCGCTCACCCTGGCGGTGCGCAGTTCCGCCACCGCGGAGGACCTGCCGACGGCGAGTTTCGCGGGCCAGCATGAAAGTTACCTCAACGTGGCCGGCGAGGCGCGCCTGCTCGACTCGGTCCGCCAGTGTTTCGCCAGCCTGTTCAAGGACCGGGCGATCAGCTACCGCGTGGACCACGGTTTCGACCATTTCAAGGTGTTCCTGTCGGTAGGCGTCATGAAGATGGTGCGCTCCGACCGCGCCGCCAGCGGCGTCATGTTTTCGCTCGATACCGAGACCGGGTTCCGCGACGCGGTGTTCATCACCGGCGCCTACGGACTGGGCGAAAACGTGGTCCAGGGGACGGTCGATCCGGACGAGTTCTACGTCTTCAAGCCGACGCTGCGCAGCGGCCACCGCGCGGTGCTGCGGCGTCGGCTCGGTGGCAAGGAAATCCGCATGGTGTACGCATCGGCGGCCGGGCGCGACACGACGCGCAACGTGCCCACGCCGCTCGAAGAGCAGCAGCGTTTCTGCATCAACGACGCGGAAGTGCTGACGCTCGCCGACGCGGCGGTGACGATCGAGGACCACTACAGTCGTGAGGCCGGGCGACCCACGCCGATGGACGTCGAGTGGGCCAAGGACGGCCTGGATGGCGAGATCTACATCGTCCAGGCGCGCCCGGAGACGGTGGCATCGCAAAAGCCGTTGAGCCTGGTGCACGAGTACCAACTGGCCGCGCGCGGCGTGGTGCGCGTCAGCGGGCGCGCGGTCGGCACGTCGGTGGTGACCGGCAAGGCGCGCGTCATCACCCACGTGGCGCAGCTTGACGAGTTCCAGCCAGGCGAGGTTCTGATCGCCGACGCCACCACGCCGGACTGGGGTACGGTGCTGAAGATCGCCGCTGCGGTGGTCACGAACCGGGGCGGGCGCACCTGCCATGCGGCAATCGTGGCGCGCGAGCTTGGCATCCCGGCCGTGGTCGGCTGCGGCAATGCCACCAGCAGCATCGCCACCGGCGAGGAAATCACGGTGTCGTGCGCCGAAGGCAACACCGGCCATGTCTATGCCGGCGCCATCGCCTTCACCCGCACCAGCACCGACGTCTCATCCCTGGCGCGCCCGCACACGCACCTCATGGTCAACCTGGGTAATCCGGACCTGGCTTTCCAGACGGCGCTGCTGCCGACTGACGGCGTCGGGCTGGCGCGTATGGAATTCATCATTGCCGAGGACATCAAGGTGCATCCGATGGCCCTGGTGCACCCGGAAAAGGTTGCAGACGAGGCCGTGCGCGCGCAGATCGCGCGCCTGACGCAGGGTTATGCCCGCCCGCAGGACTATTTCGTGCGCCAGTTGTCCGAGGGCGTGGGAACCATCGCTGCGGCTTTTTATCCGAAGCCGGTGATTGTGCGCATGTCCGACTTCAAGACGAATGAATATGCCAGCCTGCTCGGCGGGCGCTGGTTCGAGCCGGCCGAAGCCAACCCGATGATCGGTTTTCGCGGCGCATCGCGTTATTCGCATCCGGCCTACGCGCGCGGGTTCGAGCTTGAATGCGCGGCCATGAAACGCGTGCGCGAGGAGATGGGCCTGGACAACGTGCGGCTCATGATTCCGTTCTGCCGCCGCGTGGAGGAAGGCCAGCGGGTACTGGACGCCATGGCGGCGCAAGGGCTGCGCAGCGGGGTCAACGGGCTGGAAATCTACGTGATGTGCGAGATTCCCAACAACGTGATCCAGATCGACGCCTTCGCGCGGCTGTTCGACGGTTTTTCGATAGGCTCCAACGATCTGACCCAGCTCATGCTGGGTGTGGACCGGGATTCGGAGATTGTGGCGTTCGACTTCGACGAACGCGACGAGGGCGTCAAGGAGATGATCCGCCAGACCATCGCCGGCGCCAAGCGCAACCGGCGCCACGTCGGGATCTGTGGCCAGGCGCCGTCAGACTATCCAGAGATCGCGCGTTACCTGGTGGAACTCGGCATCGACTCCATGAGCGTGACCCCGGACACCTTCCTGCGGACCACCCGCGACGTGTTGGCGGTGGAACGGGAACTCGGGCGGCCGGCGCGCGGTGTGAACGAATGA
- a CDS encoding SDR family NAD(P)-dependent oxidoreductase: protein MTERKVAIVTGSATGVGAATALLLARRGYDVLINYSKSEVEARQSEAACREAGADTLLLRGDVADDADCKALAQGAVARWGRIDALVNNAGISTFSGAANWDALDAQTFQRIFGVNAVGPFQMVRACAPHLKAAQGAIVNVSSVAGSLGIGSSVPYIASKGAVNSMTLYLARALAPEIRVNAVCPGMITSRWFVDGLGQEGFDKVKALTEQNTALGRASTPEDVADAIVWLIDGARTVTGELLLLDAGLHLGSTRMQVPGKA from the coding sequence ATGACTGAACGCAAAGTTGCCATCGTCACCGGCTCGGCAACCGGCGTGGGCGCCGCCACGGCGCTGCTGCTGGCGCGCCGCGGCTACGACGTGCTGATCAACTACTCAAAAAGCGAGGTCGAGGCCCGTCAGAGCGAGGCCGCCTGCCGCGAGGCGGGGGCCGATACGCTGCTGCTGCGCGGCGACGTGGCGGACGATGCCGATTGCAAGGCGCTGGCGCAGGGCGCGGTGGCGCGCTGGGGGCGCATCGATGCACTGGTCAACAACGCGGGTATTTCCACCTTCAGCGGCGCGGCCAACTGGGACGCGCTGGACGCGCAGACCTTCCAGCGCATCTTCGGGGTGAACGCGGTCGGCCCGTTCCAGATGGTGCGCGCCTGCGCGCCGCACCTGAAGGCCGCGCAGGGGGCCATCGTCAACGTGTCGTCGGTGGCGGGGTCGCTGGGCATCGGTTCGTCGGTGCCCTATATCGCGTCCAAGGGCGCGGTCAATTCCATGACGCTGTACCTGGCGCGCGCCCTGGCGCCCGAGATCCGTGTCAACGCGGTCTGCCCGGGCATGATCACCTCGCGCTGGTTCGTGGACGGGCTGGGGCAGGAAGGATTCGACAAGGTCAAGGCCCTGACCGAGCAGAACACCGCACTGGGCCGGGCCAGCACGCCCGAAGACGTGGCCGACGCCATCGTCTGGCTGATTGACGGTGCACGCACCGTGACGGGCGAGCTGCTGCTGCTCGATGCCGGCCTGCATCTGGGCTCGACCCGCATGCAGGTGCCGGGCAAGGCCTGA
- a CDS encoding cyclic nucleotide-binding/CBS domain-containing protein, whose amino-acid sequence MKTPISSMMQRSVWTASMDDSIEVVERLVADKGLSWVPVQDPGGAIVGVISASDLLQFHATRRDAQQVRAWELCTYKPVTVTPDADASSVAWMMATHGIHHVVVMEGDLLQGVVSSLDFVRRFAAEGAAAPDQESGN is encoded by the coding sequence ATGAAAACACCGATCTCGTCCATGATGCAGCGCAGCGTATGGACCGCCAGCATGGACGACAGCATCGAAGTGGTCGAGCGTCTGGTGGCGGACAAAGGTCTGTCCTGGGTGCCGGTACAGGACCCGGGTGGCGCCATCGTGGGCGTCATCAGCGCCTCCGACCTGCTGCAGTTCCACGCCACACGGCGCGACGCGCAACAGGTCCGTGCCTGGGAGCTCTGCACCTACAAGCCGGTAACGGTGACGCCTGACGCCGACGCCAGCAGCGTGGCCTGGATGATGGCAACGCACGGGATTCACCATGTGGTGGTGATGGAGGGGGACTTGCTGCAAGGGGTTGTCTCGTCGCTCGACTTCGTGCGCCGCTTCGCGGCCGAAGGCGCCGCCGCGCCCGATCAGGAAAGCGGCAACTGA
- a CDS encoding cupin domain-containing protein: MAQSEIIQVGQLKIKYFVDGSASGGMGMFELTVPPGANVPPPHSHSKNDECLYVVEGSLRYRVDEVTRDLGPGDWMFSPKGSVHQFDNPHTEVARALIIQTPDIGAQYFRDVAAVINTAGGPPDRAMLLSVMTQYGLVPAAPRA, encoded by the coding sequence ATGGCGCAATCCGAAATAATCCAGGTTGGTCAACTGAAAATCAAATACTTCGTCGATGGCTCTGCCAGCGGCGGCATGGGCATGTTCGAATTGACCGTGCCGCCAGGCGCAAACGTTCCGCCGCCGCACAGTCATTCAAAGAATGACGAATGCCTGTACGTCGTCGAGGGGTCGTTGCGCTATCGCGTAGACGAGGTCACGCGCGATCTGGGGCCCGGAGACTGGATGTTTTCACCAAAAGGCTCGGTTCACCAGTTCGACAATCCGCACACAGAAGTCGCGCGCGCCCTGATCATCCAGACGCCCGATATCGGCGCGCAGTACTTTCGGGATGTCGCTGCCGTCATCAATACAGCAGGCGGCCCGCCAGATCGTGCGATGCTGCTCTCCGTCATGACGCAATACGGGCTGGTTCCTGCGGCGCCGAGGGCTTGA
- the msrA gene encoding peptide-methionine (S)-S-oxide reductase MsrA — MRNSLLLIVGGVLAVSAWVYMGGGMRSAAAESAVRLPAPAFDMPANAQATRETAVFAGGCFWGVQGVFQHTKGVLDAVSGYAGGSKPTASYEIVSTGTTGHAESVQVTYDPKQISYGKLLQIYFSVAHDPTTLNRQGPDAGTQYRSDIFYENAGQKQVAERYIAQLDAARVFPHKIVTQLTALTPPLAFYPAEAYHQDYATLHPNSPYIATFDLPKIANLKTMMPELYRDKPVLVSQGSK; from the coding sequence ATGCGTAATTCACTCCTTCTCATCGTCGGCGGCGTGCTCGCCGTATCTGCCTGGGTTTACATGGGCGGCGGCATGCGCAGCGCGGCTGCAGAAAGCGCCGTCAGGCTGCCCGCGCCGGCGTTCGACATGCCGGCCAACGCCCAAGCGACCCGCGAGACGGCCGTGTTTGCCGGCGGCTGCTTCTGGGGCGTGCAGGGAGTCTTTCAGCACACCAAGGGTGTACTGGATGCCGTATCGGGCTACGCCGGAGGCAGCAAGCCGACCGCCAGCTATGAAATTGTGAGCACCGGCACCACGGGTCATGCCGAATCGGTGCAGGTCACGTACGACCCCAAACAGATCTCCTACGGCAAGCTGCTGCAGATTTATTTCTCGGTCGCGCACGACCCGACCACCCTGAACCGCCAGGGCCCCGACGCGGGCACGCAGTACCGCTCCGACATCTTTTACGAGAACGCCGGCCAGAAGCAGGTGGCCGAGCGCTACATCGCGCAACTGGACGCCGCCCGGGTCTTCCCGCACAAGATCGTGACCCAGCTCACGGCGCTCACGCCGCCGCTCGCCTTTTACCCCGCCGAGGCCTACCACCAGGACTACGCCACGCTGCACCCGAATTCGCCCTATATCGCGACGTTCGACCTGCCGAAGATTGCCAACCTCAAAACCATGATGCCGGAGCTGTACCGGGACAAGCCGGTGCTGGTGTCGCAGGGCAGCAAATAG
- a CDS encoding SagB/ThcOx family dehydrogenase: MNTLTKMALGLIGQFKPVPAEGYAVSTLPLPPAQTTGGQPLMHALQQRQSQREFDPAPLPLQTLSNLLWAAGGVNRPALGGRTAPSALNAQEIDTYAALPGGLYRYDAPPHRLRMVGAIDVRRVTGYQDFVDTAPLDLVYVAQHRRMALVPASQRDSYAWFAAGAMAQNAHLYCASEGLSCVIRAWIDRGALGQAMGLSPDEQVLVAQTIGSPRTAAAC, translated from the coding sequence ATGAACACTTTGACCAAGATGGCGCTGGGCCTGATCGGGCAGTTCAAACCCGTGCCCGCCGAGGGTTACGCGGTCAGCACGCTGCCGCTTCCGCCGGCGCAGACCACGGGCGGCCAGCCGCTGATGCACGCACTGCAGCAGCGCCAGTCGCAGCGCGAGTTTGACCCTGCGCCGCTGCCCTTGCAGACGTTATCGAACCTGCTCTGGGCCGCTGGCGGCGTGAACCGGCCGGCGCTGGGCGGGCGCACCGCGCCCAGTGCGCTGAATGCGCAGGAGATTGACACCTATGCGGCCTTGCCGGGTGGCCTGTACCGCTACGACGCACCCCCACACCGGCTGCGCATGGTCGGCGCCATCGACGTGCGGCGCGTAACCGGGTACCAGGACTTCGTCGATACCGCGCCGCTGGACCTGGTGTATGTGGCGCAGCACCGACGCATGGCCTTGGTGCCCGCGAGCCAGCGCGACTCCTATGCATGGTTCGCTGCCGGGGCCATGGCGCAAAACGCCCACCTTTATTGCGCCAGCGAGGGGCTGTCCTGCGTGATCCGGGCCTGGATTGACCGCGGCGCGCTCGGCCAGGCGATGGGACTGTCACCCGATGAGCAGGTATTGGTCGCGCAGACCATCGGCTCGCCGCGGACGGCTGCCGCGTGCTGA
- a CDS encoding 3'-5' exonuclease, with translation MHSHQTTPSKEEIALLEPFDRLGLDRIELVVTGAQAEQARAELAGAPAWGFDTESKPTFFKDQASEGPHIVQLATLDKAYIFQLQDPGCRAVTAALLALPGVIKAGFGLGDDRKRIIHKLGVEPQGVLELNTVFRERGYRKDMGVKGAVAVLFQRRYIKSRKATTSNWAHPRLTEAQLIYAANDAYAALRVFYALGLR, from the coding sequence ATGCACAGCCATCAAACCACGCCCTCGAAGGAAGAAATCGCCCTGCTCGAACCGTTCGACCGCCTGGGCCTGGACCGCATCGAACTTGTCGTCACCGGGGCGCAGGCCGAGCAGGCGCGGGCCGAACTGGCCGGCGCACCGGCCTGGGGCTTCGACACGGAATCGAAACCGACCTTTTTCAAGGACCAGGCCTCCGAGGGGCCGCACATCGTGCAGCTCGCCACGCTGGACAAGGCCTACATCTTCCAGTTGCAAGACCCGGGCTGCCGCGCCGTGACGGCCGCTCTGCTGGCACTGCCCGGCGTCATCAAGGCCGGCTTCGGCCTGGGCGACGACCGCAAGCGCATCATCCACAAGCTGGGCGTGGAGCCCCAGGGCGTGCTGGAGCTCAACACCGTCTTTCGTGAGCGCGGCTACCGCAAGGACATGGGCGTCAAAGGCGCCGTGGCCGTGCTGTTTCAGCGGCGCTACATCAAGTCGCGCAAGGCCACCACCTCGAACTGGGCCCACCCGCGGCTCACCGAAGCGCAGCTGATTTACGCCGCCAACGACGCCTATGCCGCGCTGCGCGTGTTCTATGCGCTGGGCTTGCGCTGA
- a CDS encoding DUF6172 family protein yields MKKTFQLNIEGKNRDRVLDAVKHEIRKYVKRERRRELPAGADFWDFDCRFGLAQDKAEVVHFATLTGLIDGVAKDGGAQFYVEILAKPGHRSARPAGARGAAASAASAESAANFLDEDGS; encoded by the coding sequence ATGAAGAAAACATTCCAGCTCAATATCGAAGGCAAGAACCGCGACCGGGTTCTGGATGCGGTCAAGCATGAGATCCGCAAATACGTCAAGCGCGAGCGCCGGCGCGAACTGCCGGCGGGCGCGGATTTTTGGGACTTCGACTGCAGGTTTGGTCTGGCGCAAGACAAGGCCGAGGTGGTGCACTTCGCCACGCTGACCGGCCTGATCGATGGCGTGGCCAAAGACGGGGGCGCGCAGTTCTATGTGGAGATTTTGGCCAAGCCGGGCCATCGCAGTGCCCGGCCGGCCGGCGCTCGCGGCGCTGCGGCGTCGGCGGCTTCCGCCGAATCTGCCGCCAATTTTCTGGACGAAGACGGGTCGTAA